From one Vicinamibacterales bacterium genomic stretch:
- a CDS encoding PQQ-dependent sugar dehydrogenase, with protein MGSHQRLAALLLVIGLPACGPSSPQPTPAPATNQPVRINGTEHLAWNESVASRDQLGSLRFFALVDGKSWELAGVSCDAVPVAEGYACSSPLPPMSVGPHTIQLIAFNGLLESEPSSPLLSVIVVTGSTALASAGVSAGGSTTTTTSITTSDGVTLRLDPLAHGLSDVTDVALAPGDRIFVAERAGRIRLYRDGGLQPEPAATLSQTISSGGELLALAVDPQFSGNHRVYGVHTTAPRRDVGTTLGFTLTRFVETGGTLVDPVVLLSEVPATSGRAAAALRFGPDSRLYAAFDDGGNEHLAGDVASFNGKVLRLNPDGSTPEDQAGASPVFAQGIRSPRGLAWPAAGGMMWVADAAPAGQEQLTPFVNVGDRPMRTQSRQAYRFPEPVGVRGIAPYGAALVPQFRGDLFVAADEGRSILRVRFDPADPLTIASTERLLADRVGGIRAVAIGTDGAIYFATTDTLARLVPVSAPPAALARSRRH; from the coding sequence ATGGGATCTCACCAGAGGCTTGCCGCACTCCTGCTGGTCATCGGTCTGCCCGCCTGCGGCCCATCGTCCCCACAGCCCACGCCGGCGCCGGCAACCAACCAACCGGTGCGGATCAACGGGACCGAGCATCTCGCATGGAACGAGTCCGTCGCGAGCCGCGATCAATTGGGGTCGCTTCGGTTCTTCGCGTTGGTCGATGGCAAGAGTTGGGAACTGGCGGGCGTGTCGTGCGACGCCGTCCCTGTCGCCGAGGGCTACGCGTGCTCGAGTCCGCTGCCGCCGATGTCAGTCGGACCGCACACCATTCAGTTGATCGCGTTCAACGGCCTTCTCGAAAGTGAACCCTCCTCACCACTGCTGTCGGTCATCGTCGTCACCGGCTCGACCGCCCTTGCGTCGGCGGGGGTGTCGGCAGGCGGGTCCACGACGACCACCACGTCGATCACCACTTCCGACGGTGTGACGCTCCGCCTCGATCCGCTGGCGCACGGCCTCAGCGACGTTACCGATGTGGCGCTGGCACCCGGCGACCGGATCTTCGTGGCAGAACGCGCGGGCCGGATTCGCCTCTACCGAGACGGCGGTCTTCAGCCGGAGCCGGCCGCGACGCTCAGCCAGACCATCAGTTCCGGTGGCGAGTTGCTTGCGCTCGCGGTCGACCCCCAGTTCAGTGGCAACCACCGGGTCTACGGGGTCCACACGACGGCGCCACGGCGGGACGTCGGCACCACCCTCGGCTTCACACTCACCCGATTCGTTGAGACTGGCGGAACCCTCGTAGACCCGGTCGTGCTACTCTCCGAGGTCCCGGCCACCTCCGGCCGCGCCGCGGCTGCCCTCCGGTTCGGTCCCGACAGCAGGCTCTACGCGGCCTTCGACGATGGTGGGAACGAGCATCTTGCCGGCGACGTCGCGTCGTTCAACGGGAAGGTGCTGCGCTTGAACCCTGACGGGAGCACACCGGAAGACCAGGCGGGGGCCAGCCCGGTCTTCGCCCAAGGTATCCGGTCGCCCCGGGGTCTCGCCTGGCCAGCGGCCGGCGGGATGATGTGGGTCGCGGACGCCGCCCCGGCCGGCCAGGAGCAGTTGACGCCGTTCGTGAACGTCGGGGATCGCCCAATGCGGACGCAGTCGCGGCAGGCATACCGTTTTCCGGAGCCCGTCGGGGTCCGCGGCATCGCGCCCTACGGTGCCGCGCTCGTCCCGCAATTTCGCGGCGACCTCTTCGTCGCAGCCGACGAGGGGCGCTCCATCCTGCGAGTCCGCTTCGACCCCGCCGATCCGCTGACGATTGCTTCGACCGAGCGACTCCTGGCGGATCGCGTCGGTGGCATTCGGGCAGTTGCCATTGGGACGGACGGCGCCATCTACTTCGCAACGACGGACACCCTCGCGCGGCTCGTCCCAGTGAGCGCGCCGCCTGCAGCCCTCGCCCGTTCGCGCCGACATTAA
- a CDS encoding PEP-CTERM sorting domain-containing protein → MKKLILILALLALLPMASATAGPLLDPISVGDVVRVYQSTGGADQGGSFLVVGTGYEFLTFCIEDKEVFYPGSPYTVTRLDTVSINGNTGYPTLAGPLPLSAGAAFLYTQFRELYYPGSGNVLDDATANAYQHAIWYFQGQNPPGGINSLVTDADAAIAAGKWSGIGNVRVLGFDSSVYGDPNRVQDMLTLVPEPGSLMLLGTGLIGLAAAARRRAKK, encoded by the coding sequence ATGAAGAAACTCATTCTCATCCTCGCGCTGCTGGCACTCTTGCCGATGGCCAGCGCCACCGCGGGGCCGTTGCTCGATCCCATCTCGGTAGGCGACGTCGTCAGAGTCTACCAGTCGACTGGCGGCGCGGATCAGGGTGGGTCGTTCCTGGTCGTCGGGACGGGCTACGAGTTCCTCACGTTCTGCATCGAGGACAAGGAAGTCTTCTATCCAGGCAGCCCGTATACCGTCACCCGGCTGGACACCGTCTCCATCAACGGGAATACAGGGTACCCGACGCTCGCCGGTCCGCTTCCGCTGTCGGCAGGGGCGGCGTTCCTTTACACGCAGTTCCGGGAGTTGTATTACCCGGGCAGCGGGAACGTATTGGATGACGCCACGGCGAATGCGTACCAGCACGCCATCTGGTACTTCCAGGGGCAGAACCCGCCCGGCGGAATCAACTCTCTCGTCACAGATGCGGACGCCGCGATCGCCGCCGGCAAGTGGTCCGGAATCGGCAACGTGCGGGTCCTGGGTTTCGATTCGAGCGTATATGGCGATCCCAACCGCGTCCAGGACATGCTGACGCTGGTCCCGGAGCCAGGCTCCCTGATGCTCCTCGGCACGGGCCTGATCGGCCTCGCGGCCGCCGCTCGCCGTCGCGCCAAGAAGTAG
- a CDS encoding PEP-CTERM sorting domain-containing protein — protein sequence MKRLLILLAVLALVPAASARADGIVNAGFWTDGVASVHLASFYNGGVRIGAVPFDINGWKFDAYCVSDLNIDNLPNTYRYEGPLSMANDWATFPSNFGFAADAGKRAALLYNTYANHAGIDRGALGIAIWNAVWDTDTSVTSGAGSVYVNGSGALVDHANSYLLALTNANAVAAADASYFRLFYPAAGTTAGTEVQGFMGPQVPEPGSMLLLGTGLIGLAAAVRRRVKK from the coding sequence ATGAAGAGACTTCTCATTCTCCTCGCCGTGCTGGCGCTGGTCCCTGCGGCGAGCGCCCGCGCCGACGGCATTGTGAACGCCGGCTTCTGGACCGACGGAGTTGCAAGTGTCCACCTGGCTAGTTTCTACAATGGCGGCGTTCGGATCGGTGCCGTACCGTTCGACATCAACGGCTGGAAGTTCGACGCGTACTGCGTGTCCGATCTGAACATCGACAACCTGCCCAACACGTACCGCTACGAGGGTCCGCTCAGCATGGCCAACGACTGGGCGACGTTCCCCAGCAATTTCGGTTTCGCGGCGGACGCGGGCAAACGGGCTGCGCTCCTCTATAACACCTACGCGAACCATGCTGGGATCGATCGTGGCGCTCTTGGGATTGCAATTTGGAATGCCGTTTGGGACACCGACACCAGCGTCACGTCTGGCGCGGGCTCAGTGTACGTGAACGGCTCCGGCGCCTTGGTGGACCATGCAAACAGCTACTTGCTCGCGCTGACCAATGCCAACGCGGTGGCCGCGGCGGACGCCTCCTACTTCAGGCTCTTCTATCCGGCAGCGGGCACGACGGCGGGTACCGAGGTCCAGGGCTTCATGGGCCCACAGGTTCCTGAGCCGGGTTCCATGCTGCTGCTCGGCACCGGCCTGATCGGCCTGGCCGCCGCGGTGCGTCGTCGCGTCAAGAAGTAG
- a CDS encoding PEP-CTERM sorting domain-containing protein — MKKLILILAILALVPAASARADGIIHLGGWTPGGVEDMALPGYAGGVYVGTVPARIGTLTFDAYCVSDLNISLGGGADFWYTGPGSMATDWPGHQVPAGTALQGHQGAWLYNNFATMPGVNKEALQIAIWNAVFDNDFSVSNLAGSVYIRNAGSGRIAVANGYLTALQNAGANDVLSADAAYYQIYNLNDRRTEYQGFMGPQVPEPGSMLLLGTGLIGLGAAVRRRAKK; from the coding sequence ATGAAGAAACTCATTCTCATTCTCGCGATCCTGGCGCTCGTGCCGGCCGCCAGTGCCCGGGCGGACGGCATCATTCATCTCGGGGGATGGACGCCCGGTGGCGTCGAAGACATGGCGTTGCCGGGCTATGCCGGTGGCGTCTACGTCGGCACGGTCCCCGCACGGATCGGCACGTTGACCTTCGACGCGTACTGCGTCTCCGACCTGAACATCTCGCTCGGCGGCGGCGCGGATTTCTGGTACACGGGGCCAGGCAGCATGGCGACGGACTGGCCGGGTCACCAGGTGCCCGCGGGAACGGCCCTGCAGGGCCATCAGGGCGCATGGCTCTACAACAACTTCGCGACCATGCCTGGCGTCAATAAGGAAGCCCTTCAGATCGCCATCTGGAACGCGGTATTCGACAACGACTTCAGCGTGAGCAATCTGGCAGGCAGTGTCTACATCCGCAACGCCGGCTCGGGCCGCATCGCCGTCGCGAATGGCTATCTGACGGCGCTTCAGAATGCCGGCGCGAACGACGTCCTCTCGGCGGACGCCGCCTACTATCAGATCTACAACCTGAACGACAGGAGAACCGAGTACCAGGGCTTCATGGGACCCCAGGTTCCCGAGCCGGGTTCCATGCTGCTGCTCGGCACCGGCCTGATTGGGCTTGGCGCCGCAGTGCGTCGTCGCGCCAAGAAGTAG
- a CDS encoding PEP-CTERM sorting domain-containing protein, whose amino-acid sequence MKKLVLILAIVACLVPVAAKADSIYVPGMGRRVVAGINIPQVKDGDQVVLPALNGNFYVGEIRIDWNNHEYLGYCVDLFTDFNAPSGWNVERRFMSDLPTAGNPPYVAAGTGPHAAWLANHYAPLVQTNEDAATLQVALWMVLYPRLDPTWFSVSNDIRTNASTWASLSANQHENAIWLDFPGSGVGGQDFVIPGQVPEPASLMLFGVGLIGLAGAVRRRTRR is encoded by the coding sequence ATGAAGAAACTGGTTCTCATCCTTGCCATCGTCGCCTGCCTGGTGCCGGTCGCCGCCAAAGCTGATTCAATCTACGTCCCGGGCATGGGGCGGCGCGTGGTAGCCGGAATCAACATCCCGCAGGTCAAGGACGGGGATCAGGTCGTGCTGCCGGCGCTCAACGGCAACTTCTACGTGGGCGAAATCCGGATCGACTGGAACAACCACGAGTACCTGGGCTACTGCGTGGACCTCTTCACCGACTTCAACGCGCCGTCCGGCTGGAACGTCGAGCGCCGCTTCATGTCGGACCTCCCGACGGCCGGGAACCCGCCGTACGTGGCCGCAGGCACCGGCCCCCACGCGGCGTGGCTGGCGAATCACTACGCCCCGCTGGTGCAGACCAACGAGGATGCGGCGACGCTGCAGGTGGCGCTGTGGATGGTTCTCTATCCCCGCCTGGACCCGACGTGGTTCTCGGTGAGCAACGACATCAGGACGAACGCATCGACCTGGGCCAGCCTGAGCGCCAACCAGCACGAAAACGCAATCTGGCTCGACTTTCCGGGCTCTGGCGTCGGCGGCCAGGACTTCGTGATTCCGGGCCAGGTTCCGGAGCCGGCCTCGCTGATGCTGTTCGGCGTCGGCCTGATCGGCCTCGCCGGAGCGGTGCGGCGTCGGACACGCCGGTAG
- a CDS encoding TIGR03790 family protein, protein MPPIPSPRRPRPLPTPTSIRRHARTGAVAIVLLLLPWLAAAQTADNVLLVVNESSPDSVRVGEYYAGRRHVPQSQVCRIRTDAADEVERGIFETQIETPLAKWLQRNSAVDRILYIVLTKGVPLRIKGTAGRDGTMASVDSELALLYRKLTGTLVPVVGRVANPYYLGDAPVAQARLFSHQSFDIFLVTRLDGYTFEDVKGLIDRAIAPVSTGRVLLDQKAGFGDAGGNQWLRATADWMAARGFGDRTVLETTSRVLTSEKDVLGYYSWGSGDPSITARHLGIEFVPGAIAATFVSTDARTFREPPAEWKIGTWTDRKTFFADSPQSLAGDLIRDGVTGIAGHVAEPYLDATIRPNVLFPAYFSGFNLAESFYLAMPYLGWQTVVVGDPLCTPFPRQALQPTDIDKGIDATTELPALFSARRLQTIAASAVKPDAARSFLRAEVRLAKDDKPGARMALEQATVLDPRLVTAQVLLGTLYDEGGEYDKAIETYRKVVAGRPNEAISLNNLAFALAVRKKQPADALAYAERAYALAPGNLNVVDTLAWVQHLCGRDEDAGRLLSQLLPKAADHAEVQFHAAVVFGALGMLDRSAAALAEAVRLDAALEGREEVKALRAKLK, encoded by the coding sequence ATGCCGCCCATCCCTTCGCCCCGTCGTCCCCGGCCGCTTCCCACTCCAACCTCAATTCGCCGACACGCCCGCACGGGGGCTGTTGCGATCGTCCTGCTGCTGCTCCCCTGGCTCGCCGCGGCCCAGACCGCGGACAACGTGCTGCTGGTCGTCAACGAGTCCTCGCCAGATTCCGTGCGTGTCGGCGAGTACTACGCCGGGCGCCGACATGTGCCGCAGAGCCAGGTCTGCCGCATTCGAACCGACGCCGCCGACGAGGTCGAGCGCGGCATCTTCGAGACACAGATCGAAACACCCCTGGCCAAATGGCTGCAGCGGAACAGCGCCGTCGACCGCATCCTCTATATCGTGCTCACCAAGGGCGTGCCGCTTCGAATCAAGGGCACGGCGGGCCGCGACGGTACGATGGCGAGCGTTGATTCCGAGTTGGCGCTGCTCTACCGGAAGCTGACGGGCACGTTGGTCCCAGTGGTGGGCCGTGTGGCCAACCCCTATTACCTGGGAGACGCTCCGGTCGCCCAGGCGAGGCTCTTCAGCCACCAGTCGTTCGATATCTTCCTGGTCACCAGGCTCGACGGCTACACGTTCGAGGACGTCAAGGGGTTGATCGATCGAGCGATCGCGCCGGTGAGCACCGGCCGGGTTCTCCTCGATCAGAAGGCCGGATTCGGTGACGCCGGCGGAAATCAGTGGCTGCGCGCGACAGCGGACTGGATGGCCGCACGTGGCTTCGGCGATCGGACCGTGCTCGAGACGACGAGCCGCGTGCTCACGAGCGAGAAGGACGTGCTGGGGTACTACTCGTGGGGATCGGGTGACCCGTCGATTACGGCCCGGCACCTTGGGATCGAGTTCGTCCCGGGCGCGATTGCTGCGACGTTTGTCAGCACGGACGCGCGAACATTTCGCGAGCCCCCCGCGGAGTGGAAGATCGGCACGTGGACCGATCGGAAGACGTTCTTCGCGGACTCGCCCCAGTCGCTGGCGGGCGATCTGATTCGCGACGGCGTGACCGGCATCGCGGGGCACGTGGCGGAACCGTACCTCGACGCGACGATCCGGCCGAACGTCCTGTTCCCCGCGTACTTCTCCGGGTTCAACCTGGCCGAATCGTTCTATCTGGCCATGCCGTATCTCGGCTGGCAGACGGTCGTCGTTGGCGACCCCCTCTGCACGCCTTTCCCGCGCCAGGCCCTGCAGCCCACGGACATCGACAAGGGCATCGACGCGACCACCGAGCTGCCGGCCCTGTTTTCGGCCCGCCGCCTGCAGACTATTGCCGCATCGGCGGTGAAGCCGGACGCCGCCCGCAGCTTCCTCCGGGCGGAGGTGCGGCTGGCCAAGGATGACAAGCCGGGCGCGCGGATGGCGCTCGAACAGGCGACCGTCCTCGATCCCCGCCTGGTCACGGCGCAGGTCCTGCTTGGCACGCTGTACGACGAGGGCGGCGAGTACGACAAGGCGATCGAGACCTACCGGAAGGTGGTGGCGGGCAGGCCCAACGAGGCGATTTCGCTCAACAACCTCGCGTTCGCCCTGGCGGTGCGCAAGAAACAGCCGGCCGACGCACTGGCGTATGCCGAGCGGGCGTACGCGCTGGCGCCAGGGAATCTGAATGTGGTCGATACGCTCGCGTGGGTGCAGCATCTCTGCGGGCGCGACGAGGATGCGGGGAGACTACTGTCCCAGTTGCTGCCGAAGGCGGCGGATCACGCGGAGGTGCAGTTCCATGCGGCGGTCGTGTTTGGCGCGCTGGGGATGCTCGACCGGTCGGCGGCGGCGCTCGCGGAGGCGGTGCGCCTCGACGCGGCGCTCGAGGGGCGTGAGGAGGTGAAGGCGCTGAGGGCCAAGCTCAAGTAG
- a CDS encoding sensor domain-containing diguanylate cyclase yields the protein MLTVELNETDLRRLEDIWPDVERAADEGAAAAVFVDRVSHALAGQRRCQQLVADLYNFSRQLAHASEPARLHQLIVSTIADHVGAQQAGLALFDDATGRLRVVATRGYPSVLVEDLRIPPGTGVIGEVFLTRTPLLVVDAARERRAPRRLRYRTGSFMAVPLFADAVGLGVLTLADRQDRQPFTRGDLTLARALAAPVALSLASARYAGKAREMAHAAAVDPLTALFNRRYFETRIDEEIQRARRYGLDLALLVIDADDFKALNDLLGHLVGDRVLKAMSDTLRRSVRAFDVCTRFGGEEFAILMPGSNGASAVQSAERIRQRIEQYRFDPLLVPPDIHPTISVGVAVLGADDSVQELIANADRALYAAKAAGKNCVKLASE from the coding sequence GTGCTGACTGTTGAACTCAACGAGACTGATCTTCGTCGGCTGGAGGACATCTGGCCAGACGTCGAGCGCGCCGCCGACGAAGGTGCCGCGGCCGCGGTCTTCGTGGACCGCGTCTCCCACGCGCTCGCCGGCCAGCGACGGTGTCAGCAGCTCGTGGCCGACCTCTACAACTTCTCCCGTCAACTCGCGCACGCCTCCGAGCCCGCCCGCCTCCACCAGCTCATCGTGTCCACCATCGCCGATCACGTCGGCGCGCAGCAGGCGGGCCTCGCGTTGTTCGACGATGCGACCGGTCGGCTCAGGGTCGTGGCGACGCGTGGCTACCCGTCGGTGTTGGTCGAGGATCTGCGGATTCCCCCGGGCACTGGCGTCATCGGTGAGGTATTCCTCACGCGAACCCCGCTGCTCGTGGTCGATGCCGCGCGTGAGCGGCGAGCACCGCGGCGGCTCCGGTATCGGACCGGATCGTTCATGGCCGTGCCGCTATTCGCCGATGCCGTGGGCCTCGGCGTCCTCACGCTGGCCGATCGCCAGGACCGCCAGCCGTTTACCCGTGGCGACCTGACCCTGGCGCGGGCGCTGGCCGCTCCGGTCGCGCTGAGTCTGGCCTCGGCACGGTATGCGGGCAAGGCACGCGAGATGGCGCACGCTGCCGCCGTGGACCCTCTCACGGCGCTCTTCAACCGGCGCTACTTCGAAACTCGTATCGACGAGGAAATCCAGCGCGCCCGCCGCTACGGCCTCGACCTGGCGCTGCTCGTGATCGACGCCGATGATTTCAAGGCGCTGAACGACCTGCTCGGGCACCTGGTGGGCGACCGGGTGCTGAAGGCAATGTCCGACACGCTGCGCCGATCGGTGCGTGCGTTCGACGTCTGCACGCGCTTTGGCGGCGAGGAGTTTGCGATCCTGATGCCCGGCAGCAACGGGGCCAGCGCCGTCCAGAGCGCCGAGCGCATCCGCCAGCGCATCGAGCAGTACCGATTCGATCCGCTCCTGGTTCCTCCCGACATCCATCCCACGATCAGCGTCGGTGTCGCCGTGCTCGGCGCCGACGATTCCGTCCAGGAACTCATCGCCAACGCCGACCGTGCGCTCTACGCCGCCAAGGCGGCGGGGAAGAACTGCGTCAAGCTGGCAAGCGAGTAG
- a CDS encoding PEP-CTERM sorting domain-containing protein, translated as MRLALRIALGLALVVCMAQSSQAAPFTFGSGTYYVDYLGNDAPALGSWDILSVHGLTGSFVLVPFTPQLVKVNEYTFTAGPSSYGTPSFLGDAKWSFDLGFGPSQITHPYAGQIGSSDTFYFLQGNQFAFSTPYGTVLVTPMATAPITNGGGDMRGDIYASVELVPEPATLSLLGLGLVGLARAARRRK; from the coding sequence ATGAGACTCGCGCTTCGGATCGCGTTGGGTTTGGCGCTGGTTGTGTGCATGGCACAGAGCAGCCAGGCCGCCCCGTTTACCTTCGGTTCCGGCACGTACTATGTTGACTACCTCGGAAACGACGCGCCGGCGCTTGGCAGCTGGGACATCCTGTCTGTCCACGGCCTGACCGGATCCTTCGTTCTGGTGCCGTTCACTCCACAGTTGGTGAAGGTCAACGAGTACACGTTCACTGCTGGTCCCAGTTCGTACGGAACTCCGTCTTTCCTCGGTGATGCGAAGTGGAGCTTCGACTTGGGTTTCGGGCCCTCCCAAATCACCCACCCGTACGCAGGACAAATCGGCTCCTCCGATACCTTCTACTTTCTGCAGGGGAATCAGTTTGCCTTTAGTACTCCCTATGGAACCGTGCTGGTGACGCCAATGGCAACGGCGCCGATCACGAACGGGGGAGGCGACATGAGGGGCGATATCTATGCCTCCGTCGAACTTGTCCCCGAACCGGCTACTCTCTCCCTGCTCGGCCTCGGCCTGGTGGGTCTGGCGCGCGCGGCGCGTCGCCGGAAGTAG
- a CDS encoding PEP-CTERM sorting domain-containing protein, whose product MPSLLRRLTFAVLILIFAGAGVASADTFKFEPKPGQLTVFPHGYWWVWGIEWTLPAGQKIASAELTYTNIYDLTGGANTLYSHVLDTPLVSGPGTTGGKVTSGYHSDGNDYFVSHYLAGNLLLGTDSLGHVPPGQIVHHVVPAAEYAWLADGKFGIGIDAECFYLNKVVSLEIATIPVPEPATLSLLGLGLVGLARAARRRKQ is encoded by the coding sequence ATGCCCAGCCTCCTTCGGCGACTCACGTTCGCCGTGCTCATCCTGATTTTCGCCGGCGCTGGCGTGGCCAGCGCTGACACGTTCAAGTTCGAGCCCAAGCCCGGCCAACTCACTGTGTTTCCGCACGGCTACTGGTGGGTGTGGGGCATTGAGTGGACGCTCCCTGCCGGGCAGAAGATCGCGTCGGCAGAGTTGACGTACACGAACATCTACGACTTGACCGGCGGGGCGAACACGCTGTATTCGCATGTTCTCGACACGCCGCTCGTGTCCGGACCGGGGACCACCGGGGGGAAGGTGACGTCGGGCTACCACAGCGACGGCAACGACTACTTTGTCTCCCACTACCTTGCCGGGAACCTCCTCCTCGGTACGGACAGTCTGGGGCACGTTCCCCCGGGCCAGATAGTCCATCACGTTGTCCCGGCTGCGGAATACGCCTGGCTCGCCGACGGCAAGTTCGGGATTGGAATTGATGCGGAGTGTTTCTACCTGAACAAGGTTGTCAGCCTTGAGATCGCCACGATTCCCGTCCCGGAGCCGGCCACCCTCTCCCTCCTCGGCCTCGGCCTGGTGGGTCTGGCGCGCGCGGCACGTCGCCGGAAGCAGTAG
- a CDS encoding sigma-54 dependent transcriptional regulator, which produces MATEGEQLIGSSSAIGELRAELEYAARSDAKILITGESGVGKEVLARLIHKHSNRARAQLVTINCAGLPDSLLESELFGHVRGSFTGAYRDKPGLLETANGGTIFMDEVGEMSLRMQALLLRFLESGEIQRVGAERAQARTNVRVVAATNRNLTERIASKDFREDLYYRLNVIHLTMPPLRERREDVPELLDYFIDFYSTRHTLPVPRLAPEALAQLVAYNWPGNVRELKNFVERLVLRARSGLITPADLPMEIMPPPQVAIREPVRGAAIERMYDRMINGHESFWGVVYEPFMARDMTRDDLRAIVSRGLEQTRGSYRILVQMFNMPEGDYKRFLNFLRKHDCQMPFQRFRSVTVRRDHGNGEDTVAANERRGAGV; this is translated from the coding sequence ATGGCAACAGAGGGCGAGCAGCTTATCGGGTCCAGTTCGGCGATTGGCGAACTGCGTGCGGAGCTCGAGTACGCGGCCCGTTCCGACGCGAAGATCCTGATCACCGGCGAGAGTGGCGTCGGCAAGGAAGTCCTCGCCCGTCTGATTCACAAGCACAGCAACCGGGCGCGCGCGCAGCTCGTGACGATCAACTGCGCGGGCCTGCCCGATTCCCTCCTCGAGTCGGAGCTGTTCGGTCACGTTCGCGGGTCGTTCACCGGCGCATACCGCGACAAGCCAGGACTCCTCGAGACGGCCAACGGCGGCACGATCTTCATGGACGAAGTGGGGGAGATGAGCCTGCGGATGCAGGCGCTCCTCCTGCGCTTCCTCGAGAGCGGAGAAATCCAGCGCGTGGGCGCCGAGCGCGCCCAGGCCCGCACGAACGTCCGCGTCGTCGCCGCCACGAACCGCAACCTCACCGAGCGCATCGCGTCGAAGGACTTTCGCGAAGATCTCTACTACCGGCTGAACGTCATCCACCTGACGATGCCGCCGCTCAGGGAACGCCGCGAGGACGTGCCGGAGCTTCTCGACTACTTCATCGACTTCTACAGCACGCGCCACACGCTGCCGGTGCCGCGCCTCGCGCCCGAAGCGCTGGCGCAGCTCGTCGCTTACAACTGGCCGGGCAACGTGCGCGAGCTGAAGAACTTCGTCGAACGCCTCGTGCTCCGCGCCCGCAGCGGTCTCATCACGCCCGCCGACCTGCCGATGGAGATCATGCCGCCGCCCCAGGTGGCCATCCGCGAGCCGGTGCGCGGCGCCGCGATCGAACGCATGTACGACCGCATGATCAACGGCCACGAGTCGTTCTGGGGTGTCGTCTACGAGCCGTTCATGGCCCGCGACATGACGCGCGACGATCTGCGCGCGATTGTCAGCCGGGGCCTGGAACAGACGCGAGGCAGCTACCGAATCCTGGTCCAGATGTTCAACATGCCGGAAGGCGACTACAAGCGCTTCCTCAACTTCCTGCGCAAGCACGACTGCCAGATGCCGTTCCAGCGGTTCAGGAGCGTCACGGTGCGGCGTGACCACGGGAATGGCGAGGATACGGTCGCCGCAAACGAGCGACGAGGGGCCGGCGTATGA
- a CDS encoding response regulator: protein MTESKKILVVDDDRQVLRYLTEVLTEAGYDTTACDRFQDAKTLLATTRPSLLLTDIRLGAYNGLQLAIFGRDRHPNIPIIVLTGYEDPTLREEAAHSGALFLVKPVKRAILLASIEQVLGEKPPQT, encoded by the coding sequence ATGACAGAGTCCAAGAAGATCCTCGTCGTCGATGACGATCGCCAGGTCCTGCGGTATCTGACGGAAGTGCTGACCGAGGCGGGCTACGACACGACGGCCTGCGATCGGTTCCAGGATGCGAAGACGCTGCTCGCGACGACGCGCCCCAGCCTGCTCCTGACCGACATCCGGCTCGGGGCCTACAACGGCCTGCAACTCGCCATCTTCGGACGCGACCGCCACCCGAACATCCCGATCATCGTCCTCACCGGGTACGAGGATCCCACGCTCAGAGAAGAAGCCGCCCACTCGGGCGCGCTGTTCCTCGTGAAGCCGGTCAAGCGCGCCATTTTGCTCGCGTCCATCGAGCAGGTCCTCGGCGAAAAGCCGCCGCAGACATAA